The window CGCACGAGACATTTATCTCAACTCGCTCTCCGTTTCGACTAACGAGGTGATGAAAAAGCTCACCGTCGTAGCCACCATCGTCCTGCCGCTCACGTTCGTCGTCGGACTGTACGGCATGAACTTCAAGAACAGTCCCTACAACATGCCGGAGTTCGGTTGGACGTTCGGCTATCCCGCCGTGATGTTCGGAATGCTCTTCGTAACCGTTATTTTGGTGGTGTACTTCCGGCAGGAAGGCTGGTTGTGACGAGAAACGTCTCGAACTGTGGTTTTCATGGATACGGCTCACGCGGTCGGAACGATGTGATTCCCCTACAAACCGAAATCCGATAGGTTGGCTTGGACGCCGGATACCATCTCAGATTTTCGACGAAGCGTGTTCATCGAAATCGGGAGTTCGGGGACGATGTTTCGAACCGCAGTGTGGAACGATTCGGATTCGCCGAACTCACCATCGAACGCGTTCCTGACGCTTTCGCGAACCTGCCAGACGCCGACGGGTGCCCAGTAGTCGTCGCTGACCTCCCGGAGAACGAGGGCTTTGGCTTGCCGACCGATGTCTTCCAGATGCTCCAGTACGCCCAATCGGGAGGCATAGTATGCACCGGCCGTCTCCTCGACGTAGTTCGTTCGCCCTTCGAACCCTTCGTGGGCGCTTCCCATCCAGATGTCACCCGTCTGAGAGGGGTTCCAGATGCTCCCCGGTGCTTTCATTTCGACCAGTTCGAACTCCCACTGCCCCGGCGCGAGGACGACCCAGTAGCGATTGCCCATATATTCGTTTACCCACACCTGTGTCTCGTCGATACTCGGGGCGTTCCGGATTCGACCTCGGAGATACTGTCCGACCGTGTCGTCCACCGCCGTAATCGACCAGCGAGTCGGGACGAGTTTTCGGTTTCGCCCTTGTCCGAGTGCGCCAGCAGAGAGGACGTTGTTGATGTCGTATACGTCAAACCCTCTCCGATAGAGATACGTCATCGCCCCCTGCGCCTGCCAGTCGTCGTCCTCCAGCGTCTTTTTTACCGGGCGCGGAACGTGTGGGTTTTCGGTGAGGTTTGCCGAGGACGCGCGGGCAGAAGGTCCAGTGGGGGTCGTGATATCGTCCACGTTTACGTCCAAATCCAGCTTTTCGCTGAGACCGATTTCCACGTCCACGGGGCGGTCGGCGATGGCGATTTCACGCTGGACACCGACGAATCCGTCCCACACATCCTCGACGTTGACCTTCGCGGAACGATTCGAATTCAGTAGGCCAGTTCGGTATTGGAGGACGTTGTCGATGTCGAGGCCGCGC of the Haladaptatus caseinilyticus genome contains:
- the nreA gene encoding DNA repair protein NreA, translated to MRLDEYIDDLRPDEEQRRRRLAEEKSYEILDYVDDFEDRFSEVAQGDSLFGSTSPSVFVGRSSYPNVSTGILSPVGEEERASEFATSGDWYQRGLDIDNVLQYRTGLLNSNRSAKVNVEDVWDGFVGVQREIAIADRPVDVEIGLSEKLDLDVNVDDITTPTGPSARASSANLTENPHVPRPVKKTLEDDDWQAQGAMTYLYRRGFDVYDINNVLSAGALGQGRNRKLVPTRWSITAVDDTVGQYLRGRIRNAPSIDETQVWVNEYMGNRYWVVLAPGQWEFELVEMKAPGSIWNPSQTGDIWMGSAHEGFEGRTNYVEETAGAYYASRLGVLEHLEDIGRQAKALVLREVSDDYWAPVGVWQVRESVRNAFDGEFGESESFHTAVRNIVPELPISMNTLRRKSEMVSGVQANLSDFGL